One region of Salvelinus namaycush isolate Seneca chromosome 3, SaNama_1.0, whole genome shotgun sequence genomic DNA includes:
- the LOC120040237 gene encoding branched-chain-amino-acid aminotransferase, cytosolic-like isoform X2, translated as MLTIYWSEKEGWKVPQIKPFQNLSLHPATSALHYSIELFEGMKAFRGVDNHIRLFRPNLNMERMHRTADRSCLPLFDKVELLECIRKLVEVDKEWVPYSLDASLYIRPTFIGIEPSLGVSRASQALIFCIVGPVGPYFTTGAFSPVSLLADPSYVRAWRGGVGAYKMGGNYGPTIAVQNEAIKQGCQQVLWLYGEQEEITEVGTMNLFIYWTNEGGERELLTPPLDGIILPGVTRQSLLDLAREWGEFKVTERTMGMKELLGALDSGKITEVFGAGTACVVCPVGSLLYKGKTYQIPTMQNGPDLAKRFHKELTDMQYGRKQSEWAPLVV; from the exons ATGCTGACCATCTATTGGTCAGAGAAAGAGGGCTGGAAGGTTCCCCAGATCAAGCCCTTTCAGAACCTGTCGCTGCACCCTGCCACCTCTGCCCTGCACTACTCCATAGAG ctGTTTGAGGGCATGAAGGCGTTCAGAGGGGTGGACAACCACATCCGTCTGTTCAGACCCAACCTGAACATGGAGAGGATGCACCGCACTGCAGACCGCAGCTGTCTCCCT TTGTTTGATAAGGTGGAGCTGTTGGAGTGCATCAGGAAGCTGGTGGAGGTGGACAAGGAGTGGGTCCCCTACTCCCTAGACGCCAGCCTCTACATCAGACCCACCTTCATTGGGATTGAG CCTTCCCTGGGTGTGTCGAGGGCCAGCCAAGCCCTAATATTTTGCATCGTGGGTCCTGTAGGGCCCTACTTTACCACAGGGGCCTTCAGCCCAGTCTCTTTGCTGGCAGACCCAAGCTATGTCAGGGCCTGGAGAGGGGGGGTCGGAGCCTACAAGATGGGGGG taACTATGGGCCTACTATAGCAGTGCAGAATGAGGCTATAAAGCAGGGCTGTCAGCAGGTCCTGTGGCTGTATGGAGAGCAGGAGGAGATCACAGAGGTCGGCACTATGAACCTCTTCATCTACTGGACGAATGAGGGAGGAG AGAGAGAGTTGCTGACTCCTCCTCTGGATGGCATCATTCTCCCAGGAGTCACCAGACAGTCTCTGCTAGACCTGGCCAGAGAATGG GGAGAGTTCAAAGTGACAGAGCGCACCATGGGCATGAAGGAGCTGCTCGGTGCTCTGGACTCAGGCAAGATTACGGAGGTGTTTGGTGCCGGGACGGCCTGTGTCGTCTGTCCCGTCGGCAGCCTGCTCTACAAAGGGAAG aCCTACCAAATTCCTACAATGCAGAATGGTCCAGACCTGGCCAAGCGATTCCACAAAGAGCTGACAGACATGCAG TATGGCCGGAAACAGAGTGAATGGGCACCACTGGTCGTTTAA
- the LOC120040237 gene encoding branched-chain-amino-acid aminotransferase, cytosolic-like isoform X1, whose amino-acid sequence MAALRTALHGRFIQAIPYSLGSLRFASSFKAADLTIERNTAGKPKPDPASLVFGKQFSDHMLTIYWSEKEGWKVPQIKPFQNLSLHPATSALHYSIELFEGMKAFRGVDNHIRLFRPNLNMERMHRTADRSCLPLFDKVELLECIRKLVEVDKEWVPYSLDASLYIRPTFIGIEPSLGVSRASQALIFCIVGPVGPYFTTGAFSPVSLLADPSYVRAWRGGVGAYKMGGNYGPTIAVQNEAIKQGCQQVLWLYGEQEEITEVGTMNLFIYWTNEGGERELLTPPLDGIILPGVTRQSLLDLAREWGEFKVTERTMGMKELLGALDSGKITEVFGAGTACVVCPVGSLLYKGKTYQIPTMQNGPDLAKRFHKELTDMQYGRKQSEWAPLVV is encoded by the exons ATGGCAGCTCTGAGGACG GCACTTCATGGACGGTTCATTCAAGCCATCCCCTACTCTTTGGGGTCGTTGCGGTTTGCCAGCTCATTCAAG GCCGCAGACCTCACTATCGAGCGCAACACTGCAGGGAAGCCCAAGCCAGACCCCGCCTCCCTGGTGTTTGGCAAGCAGTTTTCAGACCACATGCTGACCATCTATTGGTCAGAGAAAGAGGGCTGGAAGGTTCCCCAGATCAAGCCCTTTCAGAACCTGTCGCTGCACCCTGCCACCTCTGCCCTGCACTACTCCATAGAG ctGTTTGAGGGCATGAAGGCGTTCAGAGGGGTGGACAACCACATCCGTCTGTTCAGACCCAACCTGAACATGGAGAGGATGCACCGCACTGCAGACCGCAGCTGTCTCCCT TTGTTTGATAAGGTGGAGCTGTTGGAGTGCATCAGGAAGCTGGTGGAGGTGGACAAGGAGTGGGTCCCCTACTCCCTAGACGCCAGCCTCTACATCAGACCCACCTTCATTGGGATTGAG CCTTCCCTGGGTGTGTCGAGGGCCAGCCAAGCCCTAATATTTTGCATCGTGGGTCCTGTAGGGCCCTACTTTACCACAGGGGCCTTCAGCCCAGTCTCTTTGCTGGCAGACCCAAGCTATGTCAGGGCCTGGAGAGGGGGGGTCGGAGCCTACAAGATGGGGGG taACTATGGGCCTACTATAGCAGTGCAGAATGAGGCTATAAAGCAGGGCTGTCAGCAGGTCCTGTGGCTGTATGGAGAGCAGGAGGAGATCACAGAGGTCGGCACTATGAACCTCTTCATCTACTGGACGAATGAGGGAGGAG AGAGAGAGTTGCTGACTCCTCCTCTGGATGGCATCATTCTCCCAGGAGTCACCAGACAGTCTCTGCTAGACCTGGCCAGAGAATGG GGAGAGTTCAAAGTGACAGAGCGCACCATGGGCATGAAGGAGCTGCTCGGTGCTCTGGACTCAGGCAAGATTACGGAGGTGTTTGGTGCCGGGACGGCCTGTGTCGTCTGTCCCGTCGGCAGCCTGCTCTACAAAGGGAAG aCCTACCAAATTCCTACAATGCAGAATGGTCCAGACCTGGCCAAGCGATTCCACAAAGAGCTGACAGACATGCAG TATGGCCGGAAACAGAGTGAATGGGCACCACTGGTCGTTTAA